Proteins co-encoded in one Nicotiana sylvestris chromosome 7, ASM39365v2, whole genome shotgun sequence genomic window:
- the LOC138872836 gene encoding uncharacterized mitochondrial protein AtMg00240-like, with protein MEASKVIDTPIATATRLDMDETGYHVNQTMYRGIIGSLLYLTASKPDIVFSVGLCARFQSNPNESHLKATKKNLRYLKGTQDMFLYYPSGDSFNLSRYADAYYACYFMDRKNTSGMAHFLGSRLLLGHKEAKLSGFFSS; from the coding sequence atggaagcatcaaaagtaatagacactcccattgcaacggctactcgactggacatggatgaaactggatATCATGTGAATCAAActatgtatagaggcattattgggtccCTTCTCTATCTTACTGCCAGCAAACCCGATATTGTCTTCAGTGTGGGGCTATGcgcaaggtttcaatcaaatcctaATGAATCTCATTTGAAGGCTACCAAAAAAAATTTGAGATACCTTAAGGGGACACAGGACATGTTCCTGTATTATccctcaggtgacagttttaatctcAGTAGGTATGCTGATGCTTACTATGCATGTTATTTTATGGACAGGAAAAAcacttctggaatggctcactttctAGGGTCACGTCTtctcttggggcacaaggaagcaaaactcagtggctttttcagcagctga